The genomic window ACCCAGATTAGCAAGGTGCTGAGCGAGGCCCGGCGCCAGGCGGTCGCCTCCGGCGTGCGGGCCGTCGTCTTCGTCGGCGATGCCATGGAGGAGAAGGCCGACGAACTCTGCGCCAAGGCCGGCGAGCTCGGCATGCTCAAGGTGCCTGTGTTCGTGTTTCAGGAAGGCCATGACGCGGTGGCCGAGCGGACCTTTCGCGAGATCGCGCGCCTGACCGGCGGTGCCTGGTGCCGGTTCGATCCGGGCGCGGCGGCGCAGTTGCGCGAGCTGTTGCGGGCAGCGGCGGCTTACGCTGCCGGCGGCCGCGAAGCGCTGCTACAACTGGCGAAGAGCGCGAGCGGCGCAGCAAAGCTGATCGGACAGATGAAGTAACGCTTCAAGCTGGCTGCGACCCGCTGCGGCCGTGGACGCGATGCATTTTTCCGGGAGGGCGACTATATTATTCCGGCCATGACCCTGATTGCCGGCGCTGTCGCTGTTATCACGCTCTATCTGCTGCTCCAGACGTTCCGCTCTGCCAATCCGGCGGCGTTGGCGCGCGCTATCAAGTTCGGTGGCGGCGTGGTGGCGCTGGCGGCCGCAGCGTTCACGGGTCTGCGGGGCGAATTGGTGGTCGCGATTCCGCTCGGAATCTTCGGCGCCGGGCTGCTCGGCTGGACACCCCTGGCCAACGCCGGCTTCGGCAATGTCGGAGGGCTGTTCGGCGGCGGCGCGACGCGCCCGTCCGGACAGGCCTCGCGGGTGCGCTCGCAATTCCTGGACATGCGGCTTGACCACGACACCGGCCAGTTGACAGGCCAGATCGTTGCCGGACCTCATGCCGGGCGCGACCTCGGCGAGTTTGATCTCGCCGGCCTGCTGGCGATGGTGCCGGCGTTCGACGCCGAGAGTGTGGCCTTACTTGAAAGCTATCTGGACCGCCGGTTTCCCGCTTGGCGTCAGGACGCGCAGCGCG from Bradyrhizobium zhanjiangense includes these protein-coding regions:
- a CDS encoding VWA domain-containing protein; translation: MSGEPIKPRGDAVSTKAGGAVSQAGTSTSADIAAFVTKARALSPHAPGAKGRLIFALDATMSRQPTWDMACALQADMFRETAALGSLDIRLVYYRGFNECRATAWISDSARLATLMSKIDCRGGDTQISKVLSEARRQAVASGVRAVVFVGDAMEEKADELCAKAGELGMLKVPVFVFQEGHDAVAERTFREIARLTGGAWCRFDPGAAAQLRELLRAAAAYAAGGREALLQLAKSASGAAKLIGQMK
- a CDS encoding DnaJ domain-containing protein; protein product: MTLIAGAVAVITLYLLLQTFRSANPAALARAIKFGGGVVALAAAAFTGLRGELVVAIPLGIFGAGLLGWTPLANAGFGNVGGLFGGGATRPSGQASRVRSQFLDMRLDHDTGQLTGQIVAGPHAGRDLGEFDLAGLLAMVPAFDAESVALLESYLDRRFPAWRQDAQRDAAGRQRRAATSGKMTTEEAYQILGLQPGAGRDDISRAHKSLMKKLHPDQGGSTYLAARVNEAKDTLLRTHNG